A part of Leptospira congkakensis genomic DNA contains:
- a CDS encoding YopX family protein — MAFTIRFRVWDKQEKEFSQKGFSLTLDGKLLKFGQPIASEDNYIVNSFTGLKDKYDKDLFEEDIIEHTVAKGGNLTQHTGIIRYNNEHGAFYLENGPPLLQLFSIRKVGNPYENPILFDLYLKSKS, encoded by the coding sequence ATGGCATTCACAATTCGGTTCCGAGTTTGGGACAAACAAGAAAAAGAATTCTCTCAAAAAGGCTTCAGTTTAACCCTCGATGGGAAACTTTTGAAATTTGGACAACCCATCGCAAGCGAAGACAATTATATTGTTAATAGTTTTACAGGCCTAAAAGACAAATACGACAAAGACCTTTTTGAAGAAGATATTATAGAACATACTGTTGCCAAAGGGGGAAACCTCACTCAACATACAGGCATTATACGATACAATAATGAACACGGGGCTTTTTATTTGGAAAACGGGCCACCTCTATTACAACTTTTTTCGATCAGAAAAGTTGGTAATCCCTATGAAAATCCCATTTTATTTGATTTGTATCTAAAAAGTAAGTCTTGA
- a CDS encoding AMP-dependent synthetase/ligase translates to MKNFTTLNDVFYYANRAYGSKEMFFGKDAGKNFKGRTFSDIFHKAENLALSLLQMGLKPGEKIGLMADNRTEWAIADIATLLNGAVNVPRGSDSTPQEIEYILTHSESKYCFVEHEKLYDSLKPILSNTKVEKVIILDPGYKSTDSLSIPMETLITEGESLRKNLPSLELRSKQVKPDDLFTIIYTSGTTGMPKGVMLTHQNMVYNVVKVPPRVGLKSSDRTLSILPVWHIFERAIDYAIIAEGASIAYTNIRDLRDDFQKIKPSFMASAPRLWENLYLGIKQKLEKAPENKRKLFDFAYDICKKFKDGQDYLAGNRLLTKEESPFERAKNTTISIGYVLNLFLLAKVLDGLVFSKIREVLGGHLTGTISGGGALPAHVDEFFNVIGIPVYEGYGMTECAPIISVRAVGQVVQGSVGKWPEGTIVKIVNEQGESVPKGKMGVIHIKGPQVMKGYYKNEEATSKTITDGWMNTGDLGFISFNDTLSVRGRVKDTIVLLGGENVEPVPIENLLLENALINQVIVVGQDQKSLTALVWPDNDRMKEAGLNPKDGEDLNQNKEVRLYFQNIIKKQISSENGFKSFEKLSDFRFLPKAMEVGDELTNLFKMKRNVIHDKYKDLIKSMYN, encoded by the coding sequence ATGAAAAATTTTACGACGCTGAATGATGTTTTTTATTATGCTAATAGAGCTTATGGCTCCAAAGAAATGTTCTTTGGAAAGGATGCGGGAAAAAACTTTAAGGGTCGTACTTTTTCAGATATATTTCATAAAGCAGAAAACTTGGCTCTCTCTCTTTTACAAATGGGACTCAAACCCGGCGAAAAAATAGGCCTTATGGCAGACAACAGAACCGAATGGGCTATTGCTGACATCGCAACTCTGTTAAATGGAGCTGTCAATGTTCCAAGAGGATCAGATTCCACTCCACAAGAAATTGAATACATTCTCACTCACTCAGAAAGCAAATATTGTTTTGTCGAACATGAAAAACTTTACGATTCCCTAAAACCCATTCTATCAAATACAAAAGTAGAAAAAGTAATCATTTTGGACCCTGGTTACAAATCGACGGATTCCCTATCCATACCGATGGAAACACTCATCACCGAGGGTGAATCTCTACGTAAAAATCTCCCCTCTTTAGAACTTAGATCCAAACAAGTCAAACCAGATGATCTATTTACCATCATCTATACCTCTGGAACCACAGGGATGCCAAAGGGTGTGATGCTCACTCACCAAAACATGGTCTACAATGTGGTAAAAGTTCCTCCTCGTGTGGGATTAAAAAGTTCGGACAGGACTTTGTCTATTTTGCCCGTTTGGCATATCTTTGAACGTGCGATTGACTATGCCATCATCGCCGAAGGTGCTTCCATTGCTTATACCAACATTCGAGATTTACGAGATGATTTCCAAAAAATAAAACCAAGTTTTATGGCTTCTGCCCCAAGGCTTTGGGAAAATTTGTATCTTGGCATCAAACAAAAGTTAGAGAAGGCTCCAGAGAACAAACGGAAACTTTTTGATTTTGCTTATGATATTTGTAAAAAATTCAAAGATGGCCAGGACTACCTAGCAGGCAACAGACTTCTCACAAAGGAAGAATCTCCCTTCGAACGAGCCAAAAACACAACCATATCCATCGGTTATGTTCTCAATTTGTTTTTACTTGCAAAGGTACTAGACGGCCTTGTTTTTTCTAAAATTCGAGAAGTTTTAGGTGGCCATCTAACAGGCACTATATCCGGTGGAGGAGCACTCCCTGCCCATGTGGACGAATTCTTCAATGTTATTGGAATTCCAGTCTATGAAGGGTATGGAATGACCGAATGCGCACCCATTATATCAGTGCGCGCTGTGGGGCAAGTGGTTCAGGGTTCTGTTGGAAAATGGCCAGAAGGAACCATTGTTAAAATTGTGAATGAACAAGGCGAATCCGTTCCTAAGGGAAAAATGGGAGTCATTCATATCAAAGGACCTCAGGTCATGAAAGGTTATTATAAAAACGAAGAAGCCACTTCCAAAACTATCACTGATGGTTGGATGAATACCGGAGATTTAGGATTTATCTCTTTTAATGATACACTTTCAGTACGAGGTCGGGTAAAAGACACCATAGTTTTATTAGGTGGTGAAAACGTAGAACCTGTTCCTATCGAGAATTTGCTCCTGGAAAATGCTCTCATCAACCAAGTGATTGTAGTGGGTCAGGATCAAAAATCCCTCACAGCACTTGTTTGGCCAGATAACGATCGGATGAAAGAAGCAGGCCTAAATCCTAAAGACGGTGAAGATCTAAATCAAAACAAAGAGGTCAGATTGTATTTCCAAAATATAATTAAAAAACAAATCTCCTCTGAAAATGGTTTTAAATCTTTTGAAAAACTATCTGACTTTCGCTTTTTACCGAAAGCCATGGAAGTGGGTGATGAACTGACAAATCTTTTCAAAATGAAAAGAAATGTCATTCATGATAAATACAAAGATCTCATCAAATCTATGTATAACTAA
- a CDS encoding cyclic nucleotide-binding domain-containing protein — MIHPNSPYKRIWDLFVFICITYFAIEVPIRLVFHYKLTAGVNYFERAIQVVFGIDVILNFNTAILKDRILIHNRKIVTKSYLSSWFLVDFLSAFPFDLFGGFFFQYFGITDSLKILRLLRSVRVFELFKSLRLLALGADSDDRFKLIEVINPMSFRLIFFVYWTSLFAHWVACGWIHLGPEFLPDKDMATRYIRALYWSVTTLTTIGYGDITPITNGQTIYTMGVMILGVGIYGYVIGNIATLLSNLDVSRVTFQEKLNTINSFIKYKKLPPNLANRIRSYYVNLWENKHGIDETEIWENLPSGIKIDVSMFLHSHLISVVPFFKNAPEELKREVVLELKPAFYMKGDIIFKEGDVPHNMYFLSKGHVEVIKEKTGDLLATLNSGSFFGEMSLIDDSLRTATIKAGSYCDVYTLGKDRFAEILKHHPGFAKHIETIAKERRKTQTTSQKKTKKSKFPHIRNQ; from the coding sequence ATGATCCATCCCAATTCTCCTTACAAACGAATTTGGGATCTTTTTGTTTTTATTTGTATTACCTACTTTGCCATCGAAGTCCCGATAAGATTGGTCTTTCACTATAAACTAACAGCTGGGGTGAATTATTTTGAAAGGGCCATCCAGGTGGTATTTGGAATCGATGTCATTTTGAATTTTAATACCGCGATTTTAAAAGACCGAATTCTCATTCACAATCGTAAGATTGTTACAAAATCCTATTTGTCTTCTTGGTTTCTCGTCGATTTTTTATCAGCCTTTCCTTTTGATCTTTTTGGTGGATTTTTTTTCCAATACTTTGGAATCACGGATAGTTTAAAAATTCTGAGACTATTACGTTCGGTTCGAGTATTTGAACTTTTTAAATCCCTTCGCCTTTTGGCCCTTGGTGCCGATTCAGATGACAGGTTCAAACTCATAGAAGTAATCAATCCTATGAGTTTTCGATTGATTTTCTTTGTGTATTGGACAAGTCTTTTTGCACATTGGGTCGCCTGCGGATGGATCCATCTAGGCCCTGAATTTTTGCCAGATAAGGATATGGCAACAAGATACATTAGAGCACTTTACTGGTCAGTAACCACACTCACTACCATTGGTTATGGAGACATCACTCCTATAACCAATGGCCAAACCATTTATACAATGGGTGTTATGATTTTAGGTGTCGGTATTTATGGATACGTCATTGGTAATATAGCCACTTTATTATCTAATTTAGATGTATCACGAGTTACCTTCCAAGAAAAACTAAATACAATTAACAGTTTTATTAAATACAAAAAACTACCACCCAATCTCGCCAATCGCATTCGATCCTATTATGTGAATCTTTGGGAAAATAAACATGGGATAGATGAAACCGAAATTTGGGAGAATCTTCCTTCTGGAATTAAAATTGATGTATCCATGTTTTTACATAGTCATTTGATTTCCGTAGTTCCCTTTTTCAAAAATGCACCAGAGGAATTAAAACGAGAAGTAGTTTTAGAATTAAAACCTGCTTTTTATATGAAAGGAGATATCATCTTTAAGGAAGGTGATGTTCCGCACAATATGTACTTTTTATCAAAAGGTCATGTAGAAGTGATTAAAGAAAAAACGGGAGATTTACTCGCAACACTCAACTCTGGCTCTTTTTTTGGAGAGATGAGTTTGATTGACGATTCCTTACGAACCGCAACCATTAAAGCAGGATCTTATTGTGATGTGTATACCTTAGGGAAAGATCGGTTCGCTGAAATTTTAAAACACCATCCTGGATTTGCAAAACATATCGAAACCATTGCCAAAGAACGCAGGAAAACGCAAACCACTAGTCAAAAGAAAACAAAAAAATCAAAATTCCCACACATACGTAACCAGTAG
- a CDS encoding tetratricopeptide repeat protein produces MRFLFSFTTSLFLLSFPLSANLLEDYWKALQNTKDKFEISDHSPKRFSFRFGGEIPAVLHKEALNHEIFWFCQKYLDKYHTNYPYPRFKQDIRSHLTDLYGDSAQNFLSGKLSFSCFSGWKEGSSLLKLFFFLNEDEFFPYRWDYYDSKGQLFLTEEDETKNGKKDSFTYYSSAGCPKEITKDKNDFGAMDEWWYYKNCQLVRIEYDSNENGFRERICHYENEKESYCEGVGEKEEREAIQLESNQKFPEALKFYRKSLSEYKKEVSIGTSRTCSLLKKIANIEYNERDFTSFTKTLDEFFSYRVCESDSLDVLIYRSYYYLYVLGDYKAAKDSYQKTAEIYRKTHGEISPEILLNLAYSQFMDKNPNACLSSLEKLNSRRLTAYPRFFLFYYRGSCELSLGRYEDAYTNLKRAQILGGEKEFLPVVYYKLGRASFATNREEEGNLWTHQALLNDFELIEKMESDPLFEQFFISPNGKSHKRKYYLNKQKKQ; encoded by the coding sequence TTGAGATTTCTATTTTCATTCACAACCTCCCTATTTTTACTCAGTTTTCCTCTAAGTGCCAACCTCTTAGAGGATTATTGGAAAGCTCTTCAAAATACAAAAGATAAATTCGAAATTTCAGATCATAGTCCCAAAAGGTTTAGCTTTCGGTTTGGGGGTGAAATTCCAGCTGTTCTACACAAAGAAGCTCTGAACCATGAAATCTTTTGGTTTTGTCAAAAGTACCTAGATAAGTATCATACAAATTATCCATACCCCAGATTTAAACAAGACATCAGGTCTCACCTAACAGATTTATACGGAGATTCCGCTCAAAATTTTTTAAGTGGAAAACTTTCCTTTTCTTGTTTTTCCGGTTGGAAAGAAGGAAGTTCCCTTCTAAAACTTTTTTTCTTTTTGAATGAAGATGAGTTCTTTCCTTATCGTTGGGATTATTATGATTCTAAAGGACAACTTTTTTTAACAGAAGAAGATGAAACCAAAAACGGTAAAAAAGATAGTTTTACTTATTACTCTAGTGCTGGTTGTCCCAAAGAAATCACAAAAGATAAAAATGACTTTGGAGCCATGGACGAATGGTGGTATTATAAAAATTGCCAACTTGTTCGGATTGAATATGATTCCAACGAAAATGGATTTCGAGAACGGATCTGCCACTATGAAAATGAAAAAGAATCTTATTGTGAAGGAGTGGGAGAAAAAGAGGAAAGAGAAGCCATCCAATTAGAATCCAATCAAAAGTTTCCAGAAGCATTAAAGTTTTACCGAAAATCTCTATCAGAATACAAAAAGGAAGTTTCCATTGGTACTTCCAGAACTTGTTCCCTCCTCAAAAAAATTGCAAATATTGAATACAATGAAAGAGATTTTACTTCTTTCACAAAAACATTAGATGAATTTTTTTCCTACCGCGTTTGTGAGTCTGATTCACTCGATGTTTTGATTTATCGATCTTATTATTATCTTTATGTTTTAGGTGATTACAAGGCTGCAAAAGATAGTTATCAAAAAACGGCGGAAATTTACCGAAAAACACATGGCGAAATTAGTCCAGAAATCTTATTAAATTTGGCTTATTCCCAATTTATGGATAAGAACCCTAATGCTTGTTTGTCCAGTTTAGAAAAATTAAATAGTAGAAGACTAACTGCCTATCCTCGTTTTTTTCTCTTTTATTACAGAGGATCCTGTGAACTCAGTCTTGGACGTTATGAAGATGCTTACACAAATCTAAAAAGAGCACAAATCCTGGGAGGAGAAAAAGAATTTTTACCTGTTGTATATTATAAATTAGGTAGAGCCTCTTTCGCCACAAACAGAGAAGAAGAAGGAAATCTTTGGACTCATCAGGCTTTGTTAAACGATTTTGAATTGATCGAAAAAATGGAATCAGATCCTCTTTTTGAACAATTCTTTATTTCTCCTAACGGGAAATCGCATAAAAGAAAATATTACTTGAATAAACAAAAAAAACAATGA
- a CDS encoding ParA family protein, with amino-acid sequence MKVISVSNIKGGSGKSTTAAHLACALARRGKTLVVDMDMQGDLTDYCLPDLDLSSLDESNVMTVLLGMKRMTDCIRETKQFDVLPSTLSLAKLTKYNPDSSSLCLQFKRALDEVRNTYKFVIIDTPGSAKHELTTAIYNSELILIPVTPSKWTIRAVNLLLDEITQTETIFSQKKKTAFVPSWFGPSKKHRELLEKLKQIEEIPTLGEIPKSETIKSKTEKQESLKKDSNAWHAFDRLADESIALVDPEHSIFSLKP; translated from the coding sequence ATGAAGGTGATCTCAGTTTCCAATATTAAGGGAGGGAGTGGTAAATCCACCACAGCCGCTCATTTGGCCTGCGCCCTGGCAAGGCGTGGAAAAACCCTCGTTGTGGATATGGACATGCAAGGGGATTTGACAGACTATTGTTTGCCCGATTTGGATCTAAGTTCTTTGGATGAATCCAATGTAATGACCGTGCTACTCGGAATGAAACGAATGACTGATTGTATTCGCGAGACCAAACAATTTGATGTACTACCTTCAACTTTAAGTTTAGCCAAACTCACCAAATACAATCCTGATTCCAGCAGTCTTTGTCTACAATTCAAACGTGCTTTGGATGAAGTTCGAAACACCTATAAGTTTGTGATCATTGATACACCCGGATCTGCGAAACATGAATTAACAACGGCAATTTATAATTCAGAACTGATTTTAATTCCTGTAACACCGAGTAAATGGACCATCCGTGCAGTGAATTTATTATTAGATGAAATCACACAAACAGAAACTATATTTAGCCAAAAGAAAAAAACTGCTTTTGTTCCTTCCTGGTTTGGGCCATCCAAAAAACATAGGGAACTTCTTGAAAAATTAAAACAAATCGAAGAAATTCCCACACTCGGTGAAATTCCCAAATCAGAAACAATCAAATCCAAAACAGAAAAACAAGAATCCTTAAAGAAAGATAGCAATGCTTGGCATGCCTTTGACAGGCTTGCTGACGAGTCCATTGCTCTCGTGGATCCAGAACATTCGATATTTTCTTTAAAACCGTAA
- a CDS encoding YbaB/EbfC family nucleoid-associated protein codes for MFGGAGGNKFDMLKQMKKMRSQVKTMEKELAGLNFVGISKNKLLSVTLDGKFQMKSIQIEDELIDKKDKNLLEKSIQEAYTKALQDAQAGAAKQMQAMGGFPGLGM; via the coding sequence ATGTTCGGTGGAGCAGGCGGAAACAAGTTTGATATGCTCAAACAGATGAAAAAGATGCGATCGCAAGTAAAAACCATGGAAAAGGAACTTGCCGGTCTCAATTTTGTAGGAATTTCTAAAAACAAACTTCTATCTGTGACTTTGGATGGAAAATTTCAGATGAAATCTATTCAAATCGAAGATGAATTGATTGATAAAAAAGATAAAAATCTTCTAGAAAAATCCATTCAAGAAGCTTATACCAAAGCCTTACAGGATGCACAAGCGGGTGCCGCCAAACAAATGCAAGCTATGGGTGGATTTCCAGGTTTAGGGATGTAG
- a CDS encoding OmpA family protein → MKQIISGLLSLSLLSTISCGLSENTKRLILSTSIGCGVGLALGAVYDEAQRKKDSKNKKNDFQRQIKESLAQEKKKPQNKGKIVGLGAGCLAGLGTGFYLNTMYDNMAEEMKKQGINLEKTERGGETVGLTATMDGGIAFEDGKADLKGKGKENIDKLAEALAAYPETKINISGHANRTGAEDLNLRLSQDRAVTAKNALTSNGVEGKRIGAVQGLGSSTPLKNVDPKDGSNRRVEVEIVPAS, encoded by the coding sequence TTGAAACAAATCATCTCGGGACTTCTTTCCCTATCATTACTTTCCACAATCTCTTGTGGGTTATCAGAAAACACAAAAAGGCTAATTCTTAGTACTTCCATTGGCTGCGGAGTGGGACTTGCTCTCGGTGCCGTTTATGATGAAGCACAAAGAAAAAAAGATTCTAAAAACAAAAAGAACGATTTCCAAAGACAAATCAAAGAATCTTTGGCACAGGAAAAAAAGAAACCGCAAAACAAAGGTAAGATTGTTGGTCTTGGTGCCGGTTGTTTGGCTGGTCTTGGAACTGGATTCTATCTCAACACTATGTATGACAACATGGCGGAAGAAATGAAAAAACAAGGAATCAATCTTGAGAAAACGGAAAGAGGTGGAGAAACAGTTGGTCTTACTGCCACTATGGACGGGGGAATCGCTTTCGAAGATGGAAAGGCTGACCTTAAAGGTAAAGGTAAAGAAAATATTGATAAGTTAGCAGAAGCTCTTGCTGCTTACCCAGAAACTAAAATCAATATCTCTGGACATGCCAACAGAACTGGTGCAGAAGATCTAAATCTACGCCTTTCTCAAGACCGTGCTGTGACTGCAAAAAATGCTCTTACTTCCAACGGTGTGGAAGGCAAACGAATTGGAGCTGTTCAAGGTCTAGGTTCTTCTACTCCTCTTAAAAATGTTGATCCAAAAGATGGATCCAACCGTCGCGTAGAAGTAGAAATCGTTCCGGCTTCCTAA